One region of Trinickia violacea genomic DNA includes:
- a CDS encoding NADPH-dependent F420 reductase produces the protein MKVGVLGSGVVGRALGAGFVKHGHDTMLGTRDPQKSDVQDWVSDTSGARAGTFEQAAQFGELIVLAVLGRIAGSVIALAGAENLSGKTVIDATNPLADEPPVSGILKYTTGPNESLGEWIQGQLPQAHVVKAFNSVGNTLMVNPYFSQGTPTMFLCGDDDNAKAQVSAIARQFGWEPYDCGSIVSARALEPLCMLWCLPGFLRNDWHHALKMLTE, from the coding sequence ATGAAAGTGGGCGTATTGGGATCAGGAGTGGTAGGTCGCGCGCTTGGCGCGGGCTTTGTCAAGCACGGCCATGACACGATGCTGGGCACGCGGGATCCGCAAAAGAGCGATGTGCAGGACTGGGTCAGTGACACATCCGGAGCGCGAGCCGGGACATTCGAGCAGGCTGCGCAGTTTGGCGAACTCATCGTGCTGGCCGTGCTAGGCCGCATCGCCGGGAGCGTGATCGCGCTTGCAGGTGCGGAGAACCTTTCTGGCAAGACTGTCATCGACGCGACCAACCCGCTCGCTGACGAGCCGCCGGTCAGTGGGATCCTGAAATACACGACCGGGCCAAACGAGTCGCTCGGTGAGTGGATTCAGGGACAGCTCCCGCAGGCGCACGTGGTCAAGGCTTTCAATAGCGTCGGTAATACCTTGATGGTGAATCCGTACTTTTCTCAGGGCACACCGACCATGTTCCTATGCGGTGACGATGACAACGCAAAGGCCCAGGTTAGCGCGATCGCACGGCAATTCGGCTGGGAACCCTATGACTGTGGGAGCATTGTTTCGGCGCGGGCGCTGGAGCCGTTATGCATGCTGTGGTGCCTACCGGGATTTCTTCGCAACGACTGGCATCACGCCCTCAAGATGCTGACTGAGTAG
- a CDS encoding ester cyclase encodes MEAYRVPPDGEPGFTLDEMKQFVAKHFDEFVNRKNPEVARDNFSADFLDHDEPSGPQVGPEAAITMMKAAYQKWPDLHVTIEVMIAERDKVMVRNTWRATDAATGHKIEFHGFVLWRFANRKIVERWATLTTPRKADD; translated from the coding sequence ATGGAAGCGTACCGAGTACCGCCCGACGGTGAGCCGGGTTTCACGCTGGACGAGATGAAGCAGTTCGTCGCGAAACACTTCGACGAATTCGTGAATCGCAAGAATCCGGAGGTCGCACGGGATAACTTCAGCGCCGATTTCCTCGACCATGACGAGCCGTCAGGCCCCCAGGTCGGCCCGGAAGCGGCGATAACCATGATGAAGGCGGCTTACCAGAAATGGCCGGACCTGCACGTCACGATCGAGGTCATGATCGCTGAGCGTGACAAGGTGATGGTGAGAAACACGTGGCGCGCGACCGACGCGGCGACCGGACATAAGATCGAATTCCACGGCTTTGTGCTATGGCGATTTGCGAATCGCAAGATCGTCGAGAGATGGGCCACTCTAACGACACCACGCAAAGCAGACGACTGA